From the Rhodococcus sp. NBC_00297 genome, one window contains:
- a CDS encoding LysE family translocator, protein MPIETVLAFCGVALLAYITPGPDWFVVMPAAVTSRRTGWIAAIGVQCGLLVHMSAAAVGVAAVILASATAFSVLKWIGAAYLVYLGVRALLASRRATVGRDEDGGPDAAARPPARLVQVWRRAFTANVLNPKAALFFVAILPQFVTPGGAVAAQIIGLGLLDVALGVVWWAVFVLGVHRLRSIMGGARARTVTDRVAGTALIGLGGVLAVTPSRA, encoded by the coding sequence GTGCCGATCGAGACAGTGCTCGCGTTCTGCGGTGTCGCCCTCCTCGCCTACATCACCCCCGGCCCGGACTGGTTCGTGGTCATGCCTGCCGCCGTCACCTCCCGCCGAACTGGGTGGATCGCAGCAATCGGGGTCCAATGCGGGCTGCTGGTGCACATGAGCGCAGCGGCCGTCGGTGTGGCGGCGGTGATACTGGCGAGCGCGACCGCGTTCTCGGTCCTGAAGTGGATCGGCGCCGCATACCTGGTGTACCTCGGTGTGCGCGCACTGCTCGCCTCCCGGCGGGCCACGGTCGGACGGGACGAAGACGGCGGGCCTGATGCTGCCGCGCGCCCCCCGGCCCGGCTGGTTCAGGTGTGGCGACGAGCGTTCACCGCCAATGTCCTCAACCCGAAGGCGGCCCTGTTCTTCGTCGCGATCCTGCCCCAGTTCGTCACCCCCGGCGGCGCTGTCGCCGCCCAGATCATCGGGCTGGGTTTGCTCGACGTCGCACTCGGCGTTGTGTGGTGGGCGGTGTTCGTCCTCGGGGTGCACCGGCTGCGGTCGATCATGGGCGGCGCCCGCGCCCGCACCGTCACCGATCGCGTCGCCGGAACCGCACTCATCGGGCTCGGCGGAGTACTCGCTGTCACGCCCAGCCGCGCCTGA
- a CDS encoding alpha-hydroxy-acid oxidizing protein: MPLSTGRERQNHIYTAGVAGRTPTVPTDFPGLERRALTKMSDRARAYIAGGAGSGTTMDNNRRALDRWNIVPRVLRDVSARTTESELLGLTLPAPVLFAPVGAGGAVHRQADLLIGQAAATLGLPYIFSNQGSVAMEEVAAGMDRIAPGSPRWFQLYWSTDDDLVDSLLTRAERSGASAITVTLDTTLLGWRPQDLNLGSLPFSRGIGISQYTSDARFRSIVAERLAAGAEKPNLPITGPSSALSALSTLFSIARNAPGSTVANLLSPEPRTAVTTFTDIYSRESLNWNDIAGLQDRTSLPIVLKGVLHPDDARRAVDLGVAGIMVSNHGGRQIDGAIGAADALPGVVDAVDGRVRVLFDSGIRSGSDVFKALALGADAVCIGRPHMYGLALAGAAGAADVVANIVAEFDLVMALAGHCSPDSIDRDSLWRAP, from the coding sequence ATGCCACTCTCCACCGGACGCGAACGCCAAAACCACATCTACACAGCGGGGGTGGCCGGACGAACACCGACTGTTCCCACGGATTTCCCGGGATTGGAACGGCGTGCACTCACGAAGATGTCCGACCGAGCGCGTGCCTACATTGCGGGTGGGGCCGGCTCCGGCACCACGATGGACAACAACCGCCGCGCTCTCGACCGGTGGAACATCGTGCCTCGGGTCCTTCGGGACGTGTCTGCGAGAACCACCGAAAGCGAACTCCTCGGCCTCACGCTTCCGGCACCCGTGTTGTTCGCTCCGGTCGGAGCCGGGGGCGCAGTGCATCGACAGGCAGATCTGTTGATCGGCCAAGCCGCCGCCACACTGGGACTTCCCTACATCTTCTCCAACCAGGGGTCCGTCGCGATGGAGGAGGTCGCTGCCGGCATGGACCGGATCGCGCCCGGGTCCCCGCGGTGGTTCCAGCTCTACTGGTCGACCGACGACGACCTGGTCGATTCCCTGCTCACGCGGGCCGAGCGCTCCGGTGCCAGTGCGATCACGGTGACCCTCGACACGACACTGCTGGGATGGCGACCACAGGACCTCAACCTTGGGTCGCTACCGTTCTCACGTGGCATCGGCATCAGCCAATACACCTCGGATGCTCGGTTCCGTTCGATCGTCGCGGAGCGCCTGGCGGCCGGCGCCGAAAAGCCGAATCTCCCCATCACGGGCCCGTCGAGTGCACTGTCCGCGCTGTCCACCCTGTTCTCGATCGCACGGAACGCACCGGGCAGCACCGTGGCCAATCTCCTGTCGCCCGAGCCGCGCACCGCGGTGACGACGTTCACCGACATCTACTCGCGAGAAAGCCTGAACTGGAACGATATCGCCGGACTGCAGGACCGCACGTCCCTGCCGATCGTCTTGAAAGGCGTTCTGCATCCCGACGACGCCCGACGCGCCGTCGATCTCGGCGTCGCCGGAATCATGGTGTCCAACCACGGGGGACGACAGATCGACGGAGCGATCGGAGCCGCTGACGCTTTGCCGGGGGTCGTCGACGCAGTCGACGGACGCGTGAGGGTGTTGTTCGACTCCGGAATCCGATCAGGGTCGGATGTGTTCAAGGCACTCGCCCTGGGCGCCGACGCCGTGTGCATCGGCAGACCGCACATGTACGGACTCGCTCTGGCCGGTGCCGCCGGTGCCGCCGACGTCGTCGCCAATATCGTTGCCGAATTCGACCTCGTCATGGCACTCGCCGGCCACTGCTCACCCGACAGCATCGATCGAGACTCCCTGTGGCGAGCACCATGA
- a CDS encoding alpha/beta fold hydrolase: MTTHTLAVSGATITYDVHGPLTSDTPLLLFGSPMDASGFTTLRTHFIDRPVVTYDPRNTGRSVCGEPTAAVTPWQHADDLDALITALGSGPVDVFASSGGAVNALVCVERRPGAIRTLVAHEPPAGGALADHNHISAACTHMVESYDAAGTGPAMAEFIRLVMHRGPVDDAYLAGPAPDPAQFGLPTEDDGSRTDPLMSNMRGLGVDYVPDVERLTAASTRIVIAVGEESGGPEDGEMAGRAAYAVARLLGQDAVVFPGGHQGFLGGEYGQTGRPIEFAAALRTWLDCAG; the protein is encoded by the coding sequence ATGACTACACACACGCTCGCCGTTTCCGGCGCCACCATCACCTACGACGTCCATGGTCCACTGACCTCGGATACACCCCTGTTGCTCTTCGGTTCACCGATGGATGCGAGTGGGTTCACCACGCTCCGTACGCATTTCATCGATCGACCGGTCGTGACCTACGACCCACGCAACACCGGCCGCAGCGTCTGTGGCGAACCCACGGCTGCGGTCACGCCGTGGCAGCACGCCGACGATCTGGATGCGTTGATCACAGCGCTGGGGTCCGGACCTGTCGACGTGTTCGCGTCGAGCGGCGGCGCGGTCAACGCCCTCGTCTGCGTCGAACGCCGGCCGGGCGCGATCCGAACTCTCGTCGCCCACGAGCCACCCGCCGGTGGTGCACTCGCTGACCACAACCACATCTCGGCTGCCTGCACGCACATGGTGGAGTCCTACGACGCGGCGGGGACGGGGCCGGCGATGGCCGAGTTCATCCGCCTGGTGATGCACCGCGGTCCTGTCGACGACGCGTACCTCGCAGGGCCGGCGCCGGACCCGGCGCAGTTCGGACTCCCGACCGAGGACGACGGTTCTCGTACCGATCCGCTGATGTCGAACATGCGTGGACTGGGCGTCGATTACGTGCCCGACGTGGAGCGTCTGACGGCAGCATCGACTCGCATCGTCATCGCGGTAGGCGAAGAGTCCGGTGGGCCTGAGGACGGCGAGATGGCCGGTCGTGCAGCGTATGCGGTGGCCCGTCTGTTGGGCCAGGACGCTGTCGTCTTCCCCGGCGGACACCAGGGGTTTCTCGGTGGTGAGTACGGTCAGACGGGCCGGCCCATCGAGTTTGCCGCAGCGCTCCGGACGTGGTTGGACTGTGCTGGATGA
- a CDS encoding PLDc N-terminal domain-containing protein, whose translation MPYLGLLVMVLWVFCLIDVITADESGVRHVPKMVWLLVVLFLPLLGSLLWLGVGRPLGGGIWGGSDHARRGSASGFAEYDHRPGRAVAQNPEADAEFLRQCRARAEQQRRVECERRRSEGS comes from the coding sequence ATGCCGTATCTCGGCCTGCTCGTGATGGTGTTGTGGGTGTTCTGCCTGATCGACGTCATCACCGCCGACGAGTCCGGTGTGCGCCACGTGCCGAAGATGGTGTGGCTACTGGTGGTGCTGTTCCTCCCGCTGCTGGGGTCGTTGCTGTGGCTGGGGGTAGGCCGGCCGCTCGGCGGCGGCATCTGGGGCGGTAGCGACCACGCACGCCGGGGATCGGCATCGGGGTTCGCTGAGTACGACCACCGCCCCGGTAGGGCCGTCGCTCAGAACCCGGAGGCGGACGCCGAGTTCCTGCGCCAGTGCCGCGCACGCGCAGAGCAGCAGAGGCGAGTCGAATGTGAGCGACGGCGTTCCGAAGGCTCCTGA
- a CDS encoding LLM class flavin-dependent oxidoreductase — protein sequence MHVGVDSFVSSVTDPTDGRVIGAAERMEHLLEEITLADRVGLYSFGIGEHHRSEYYDSAPSIILAAAAARTERIRLGSAVKVLSADDPVRVFQEFATLDLISKGRTDLVVGRGSFTESFPLFGLDLADYDSLFIEKLELLLQIRDNVEVTWSGKHRPALTRQSIYPRPVQDPLPIWVGVGGSPESFARAGLLGLPLMIAIIGGEPRQFAPLVDLYRRAGAQAGHAPEKLKVGLHVFGFVAESTQAAADTIYPGWNEMFTKISRERGFARPTRAQFDATSGPNGAFFMGDPQTVADKIARVGEQLGGVDRLSLQMTNPLLAHSDLLRGIELLGTEVAPLVADL from the coding sequence ATGCATGTAGGTGTGGACAGCTTCGTGTCCTCCGTAACCGACCCGACCGACGGCCGCGTGATCGGCGCTGCCGAGCGGATGGAGCATCTGCTCGAGGAGATCACCCTCGCCGACCGGGTGGGTCTCTACTCGTTCGGGATCGGCGAGCACCACCGCAGCGAGTACTACGATTCCGCTCCGTCGATCATCCTGGCGGCCGCGGCAGCTCGCACGGAAAGGATCCGGCTGGGCAGTGCGGTCAAGGTACTCAGTGCGGACGATCCGGTGCGAGTCTTCCAGGAATTCGCCACCCTGGATCTGATCTCGAAGGGGCGGACGGATCTGGTCGTGGGCCGCGGCTCGTTCACCGAGTCGTTCCCCCTGTTCGGTCTGGACCTGGCCGACTACGACTCGCTGTTCATCGAGAAGCTCGAGCTGCTACTGCAGATCCGGGACAACGTCGAGGTGACGTGGTCGGGCAAGCACCGGCCGGCGCTGACGCGGCAGAGCATCTATCCGCGTCCCGTGCAGGATCCTCTGCCGATCTGGGTGGGTGTCGGCGGCAGTCCCGAATCATTCGCTCGCGCAGGTCTGTTGGGGTTGCCGCTGATGATCGCGATCATCGGCGGTGAGCCGCGCCAGTTCGCGCCGCTCGTCGATCTGTACCGCCGCGCGGGTGCGCAGGCAGGTCATGCGCCGGAGAAGTTGAAGGTGGGCCTGCACGTGTTCGGGTTCGTCGCGGAGAGCACGCAGGCGGCGGCGGACACCATCTACCCCGGGTGGAACGAGATGTTCACGAAGATCTCGCGGGAGCGAGGATTCGCGCGACCGACCCGAGCGCAGTTCGATGCGACGTCCGGACCGAATGGTGCCTTTTTCATGGGTGACCCGCAGACGGTGGCCGACAAGATCGCGCGAGTGGGCGAACAGCTCGGCGGTGTGGATCGGTTGTCTCTGCAGATGACCAATCCCCTCTTGGCTCACAGTGATCTGCTCCGCGGCATCGAGCTGCTGGGAACGGAGGTCGCTCCGCTGGTGGCCGATCTCTGA
- a CDS encoding three-helix bundle dimerization domain-containing protein produces the protein MTTTNESEHLAAVQDRLTAALPGVSRHDIEQTVAAEYARFEGRSVRDFVPLFVERNAREALRSVAPH, from the coding sequence ATGACAACCACCAACGAATCGGAGCATCTCGCGGCGGTGCAGGACCGGCTCACCGCCGCCCTGCCCGGGGTGAGCCGACACGACATCGAACAGACCGTGGCGGCCGAGTATGCCCGCTTCGAGGGACGCTCGGTGCGCGACTTCGTGCCGCTGTTCGTCGAGCGCAACGCACGAGAGGCACTGCGCTCCGTCGCACCGCACTGA